A stretch of the Nicotiana tabacum cultivar K326 chromosome 6, ASM71507v2, whole genome shotgun sequence genome encodes the following:
- the LOC107776823 gene encoding PTI1-like tyrosine-protein kinase At3g15890: MYLHHFLAGSISLVLPSLSLSPSPSKIMLKRCFSCFGSEQRPQISAQKNRDYPWDIYTLKELVNATNNFHNDNKIGEGGFGSVYWGRTIKGIEIAVKRLKAMSAKAEMEFAIEVEILGRVRHENLLGLRGFYAGEDERLIVYDYMPNHSLITHLHGQLAADCLLDWPRRIRIAIGSAEGLCYLHHEANPHIIHRDIKASNVLIDSNFQAKVADFGFAKLIPDGVTHLTTRVKGTLGYLAPEYAMWGKVSESCDVYSFGILLLEIISARKPLEKLPNGVKRDIVQWALPYLQKGDFNHIADPRLKGKFNREQLKNTILIAMKCTDGNPENRPSMLEVVDWLKGGVEKRKKEIKIEKNDVDENENDDYADDIETDYEDYAKKKSKPRLPISESNKRK; this comes from the exons ATGTATTTACACCATTTTCTTGCTGGTTCTATCTCCCTTGTgctcccctctctctctctctctccctctccctcaAAAATAATGTTGAAGAGATGTTTTAGTTGCTTTGGTAGTGAACAAAGACCACAGATCAG TGCTCAGAAGAACAGGGATTATCCATGGGATATTTACACACTAAAAGAGCTTGTTAACGCAACAAACAATTTCCATAATGATAACAAGATTGGTGAAGGAGGGTTTGGAAGTGTTTATTGGGGTCGAACTATTAAAGGCATCGAG ATAGCAGTTAAAAGGTTAAAGGCGATGAGTGCAAAAGCAGAAATGGAGTTTGCAATAGAAGTTGAAATACTTGGAAGGGTGAGACATGAGAATTTATTAGGTTTAAGAGGATTTTATGCAGGCGAGGATGAAAGGCTTATAGTTTATGACTATATGCCTAATCACAGCTTGATCACCCATTTGCATGGCCAACTTGCTGCTGATTGTCTTCTGGATTGGCCTCGACGAATCAGAATTGCTATTGGATCTGCCGAGGGATTATG TTACTTGCACCATGAAGCAAATCCCCATATCATACACAGAGACATAAAGGCAAGCAATGTCCTCATAGATTCAAATTTCCAAGCAAAAGTCGCAGATTTTGGATTTGCTAAGTTGATACCTGATGGTGTTACTCATCTAACAACAAGGGTTAAAGGAACCCTAGGGTACTTAGCACCTGAATATGCCATGTGGGGAAAAGTCTCTGAGAGTTGTGATGTCTATAGCTTTGGAATACTACTTCTCGAGATAATTAGTGCTCGAAAACCTTTAGAGAAACTCCCTAATGGTGTTAAACGTGACATTGTGCAATGGGCACTTCCATATCTCCAAAAGGGTGACTTTAATCACATTGCTGACCCTAGGCTCAAAGGAAAGTTCAATCGTGAACAATTGAAAAATACAATCTTGATTGCAATGAAATGCACTGATGGAAATCCTGAAAATAGGCCAAGCATGTTAGAAGTTGTGGATTGGCTTAAGGGTGGGGTggaaaagaggaagaaagagatCAAAATAGAGAAGAATGATGTTGATGAAAACGAGAACGATGACTATGCTGATGATATTGAGACTGACTATGAAGATTATGCTAAGAAAAAAAGCAAGCCAAGGCTACCCATTTCGGAGTCGAATAAGAGGAAATAA